Part of the Desulfobacterales bacterium genome is shown below.
TTTTATTCAAATAAACTTGTTATGAGTTCTTCTTTACTTATATCTAAATGCGCTACAATATCATTTAAAATATTATTAAAAGTTCCTATTTTTAATGATTTATGACGTGGAATTGTAAGATGATATTCATTTTCCGCTTTATTTAGAGTTAATCTTACATGACTTCCTGTTTGCCTATTTATTTCATATCCAAACTTACGTAAGTTTTTTATTAAATCATCACCATTTATATTTCGAGGTAGTTTCATGCGGCAATCACTTCCTCTTTAACAAAGTGCAGTCGAATTATTTTAGGTCGTTCATGCTCATTAAAGTGGCATATTAGAGCATCTCTAATCATATTTTTTAGTTCATCTATTGTATCCGCTTCAGTATAAATAGAATGTCCAAGAGCTTTTGCTTCATATCCGCCTTCTATAGAATTTTCTATTAAAAAAATAATTTCACTATTCATGTCTTAAATAAATATCCTTTTTGTTTTTTGTTGATTATCTATTTTTCATAACGTCAAATAAAAAATAACACATTGTTTCGGGTATCGGGTGTATATTTATTAATTAATGAC
Proteins encoded:
- a CDS encoding type II toxin-antitoxin system HicA family toxin — its product is MKLPRNINGDDLIKNLRKFGYEINRQTGSHVRLTLNKAENEYHLTIPRHKSLKIGTFNNILNDIVAHLDISKEELITSLFE
- a CDS encoding 2-oxoisovalerate dehydrogenase, translating into MNSEIIFLIENSIEGGYEAKALGHSIYTEADTIDELKNMIRDALICHFNEHERPKIIRLHFVKEEVIAA